The following are encoded together in the Ranitomeya imitator isolate aRanImi1 chromosome 4, aRanImi1.pri, whole genome shotgun sequence genome:
- the LOC138674235 gene encoding putative olfactory receptor 2B8: MIKRNFTIVDEFILLGLTDMQDMQILLFIVFLTCYIVSLIGNILIIWISSINPRLNTPMYFFLRNLSLLDICYTSSVVPKMLINFLSVKKTISFDACFIQLFIHLSLGGAECYLLLTMAYDRYVAICSPLHYTNIMHPVLCIRMATASWVGGIANSILQTFNTLQLPFCGPNVINHFFCEAPILLELACRDTSFNKVIIFLCAIVVALVPFFCILITYINIIFSIMKIRTTTGRKKAFSTCASHVVVVTLFYGTIFIIYLRPGTGHVTNQDKMATLFYSVITPMINPLIYTLRNKDVKLALKEMTRKKILQ; encoded by the coding sequence ATGATCAAAAGGAATTTTACCATTGTGGACGAGTTCATCCtcctgggacttacagacatgcagGACATGCAGATATTGCTATTTATTGTATTTCTTACATGTTATATTGTTTCTTTAATTGGTAATATATTAATAATTTGGATCAGTAGCATAAATCCCCGACTCAACACTCCAATGTACTTCTTTTTGAGGAATCTCTCCTTGTTGGATATCTGCTATACATCAAGCGTTGTCCCCAAAATGCTCATTAATTTCTTATCAGTGAAGAAAACTATATCATTTGATGCTTGTTTCATTCAGTTATTCATCCACCTGTCTCTAGGAGGAGCCGAGTGCTATCTACTGCTAACAATGGCCTATGACCGGTATGTGGCCATATGCAGCCCCTTACATTATACTAATATCATGCATCCCGTCTTGTGCATTAGAATGGCAACTGCATCTTGGGTTGGAGGAATAGCAAACTCAATATTACAAACTTTCAATACATTGCAGTTACCTTTTTGCGGACCTAATGTCATTAACCACTTTTTCTGTGAGGCGCCAATATTGTTAGAGTTAGCCTGCAGAGACACATCTTTTAATAAAGTTATCATTTTCTTATGTGCCATAGTAGTAGCTCTGGTGCCGTTCTTCTGCATTCTTATTACTTACATCAATATAATCTTCAGCATAATGAAGATCCGTACAACTACAGGACGGAAAAAAGCTTTTTCCACTTGTGCTTCACACGTTGTTGTCGTCACTTTATTTTATGGTACAATTTTCATTATTTATTTGAGACCTGGGACTGGACATGTGACTAACCAAGATAAAATGGCCACCTTGTTCTACAGTGTTATCACCCCAATGATAAATCCACTGATCTACACTTTAAGAAATAAAGATGTAAAATTAGCACTGAAAGAAATGACAAGAAAGAAGATTCTACAATGA